In Paeniglutamicibacter kerguelensis, one genomic interval encodes:
- a CDS encoding OsmC family protein: MNLALHNYSVSIHWTGNRGEGTASYRGYGRDHVVSADGLPDLPGTADPTFHGDRDRWNPEQLLLAALSQCHMLSYLHIAVKNGVVVTGYDDAATGTLRLNRDGSGEFLEATLHPKVTLADESQRELADSLHHEANSVCFIARSVNFPVHHAPVNPEA; the protein is encoded by the coding sequence ATGAACCTGGCTTTACACAACTACTCCGTCTCCATCCACTGGACCGGCAACCGCGGCGAGGGCACCGCCAGCTACCGCGGCTACGGCCGCGACCACGTGGTGTCCGCCGACGGGCTGCCCGACCTCCCGGGCACCGCGGACCCGACGTTCCACGGGGACCGGGACCGCTGGAACCCGGAGCAGCTGCTGCTCGCCGCGCTCAGCCAGTGCCACATGCTCTCCTACCTGCACATCGCGGTGAAGAACGGGGTGGTTGTCACCGGGTACGACGACGCCGCCACGGGCACCTTGCGGCTGAACCGCGACGGCAGCGGCGAGTTCCTCGAGGCCACGCTGCACCCGAAGGTAACCCTGGCCGACGAATCCCAGCGCGAACTGGCCGACTCCCTGCACCACGAAGCCAACTCGGTGTGCTTCATCGCCCGCAGCGTCAACTTCCCCGTGCACCACGCACCGGTGAACCCGGAAGCCTAG
- a CDS encoding ribose-5-phosphate isomerase, whose amino-acid sequence MRVHIATDHAGLELSAHLIEHLAAKGYEMVDHGPTAYDAEDDYPSFCINAALAVVADQAAGLDSLGIVLGGSGNGEQIAANKVAGIRAALAWNLDTARLAREHNNANVVAVGGRQHSLEEATGIIEAFLNEPFSNVERHIRRIGKIATYETTGEVVA is encoded by the coding sequence ATGCGCGTTCACATCGCCACCGACCACGCAGGCCTCGAGCTCAGCGCCCACCTCATCGAGCACCTCGCGGCCAAGGGCTATGAGATGGTCGATCACGGTCCGACCGCCTACGACGCCGAGGACGACTACCCCTCGTTCTGCATCAACGCGGCCCTGGCCGTCGTCGCCGACCAGGCCGCCGGCCTCGACTCGCTGGGCATCGTGCTCGGCGGATCGGGCAACGGCGAGCAGATCGCCGCCAACAAGGTCGCCGGCATCCGTGCCGCCCTGGCCTGGAACCTTGACACCGCGCGCCTGGCCCGCGAGCACAACAACGCCAACGTCGTGGCCGTGGGCGGACGCCAGCACTCGCTGGAGGAGGCAACCGGCATCATCGAGGCGTTCCTGAACGAGCCGTTCTCCAACGTCGAGCGCCACATCCGCCGCATCGGCAAGATCGCCACCTACGAGACCACCGGCGAGGTCGTGGCCTAG
- a CDS encoding Fpg/Nei family DNA glycosylase, which yields MPEGHSVHRLARQFDDVFGGQVLAVSSPQGRFAPAAKLIDGQQLVSSHAHGKQLFLGFGNDLVLRVHLGLYGAWSFGGDEHFSGASSIGAPRRVGESEHASAAGQGPYEGPPEPVGQVRARLVSAHGWADLRGPTACEVLTEAQAATVRAKLGPDPLIAAAGEFNLAKGRGSRAEITDDSRAAKQDFIARLAKKKTPIGTALMDQALLAGVGNIYRAEALFRCSIDPFMPCNELSKPSAAALWEDIVSIMEDGVRDGKIITTRPQHRSAPGPVWPDNAYYTYQRQHQQCRLCDAGIALMEVAGRKLYWCPGCQPKARKRVKR from the coding sequence ATGCCCGAAGGCCACTCGGTACATCGACTTGCCCGCCAATTTGACGACGTCTTTGGCGGGCAGGTCCTTGCCGTGTCTTCGCCGCAGGGCCGCTTCGCACCCGCGGCGAAGCTGATCGACGGGCAGCAACTCGTGTCATCGCACGCCCACGGCAAGCAGCTGTTCCTGGGTTTCGGGAACGACCTGGTCCTGCGCGTGCACCTGGGCCTCTACGGGGCCTGGAGCTTCGGCGGGGACGAGCACTTCTCCGGCGCCTCCTCCATCGGCGCCCCGCGCCGCGTGGGCGAGTCGGAGCATGCCTCCGCCGCGGGCCAGGGACCGTATGAAGGCCCGCCGGAGCCCGTCGGCCAGGTCCGCGCCCGGTTGGTCTCCGCCCACGGCTGGGCGGACCTGCGCGGCCCCACCGCCTGCGAGGTCCTCACCGAAGCGCAGGCCGCCACGGTCCGGGCCAAGCTCGGTCCCGATCCGCTCATCGCGGCGGCCGGCGAATTCAACCTGGCCAAGGGCCGCGGCTCACGGGCGGAAATTACCGACGACAGCCGGGCCGCCAAGCAGGACTTCATCGCCCGGCTGGCAAAAAAGAAGACGCCGATCGGCACCGCCCTGATGGACCAGGCCCTGTTGGCCGGGGTCGGCAACATCTACCGCGCCGAGGCGCTCTTCCGCTGCAGCATCGACCCGTTCATGCCATGCAACGAGCTCTCCAAACCCAGTGCAGCGGCCCTGTGGGAGGACATCGTGTCCATCATGGAAGACGGCGTTCGCGACGGAAAGATCATCACCACCCGCCCCCAACACCGCTCTGCCCCGGGCCCGGTCTGGCCGGACAACGCGTATTACACCTACCAGCGCCAGCACCAACAATGCAGGCTGTGCGATGCCGGCATCGCCCTGATGGAAGTGGCCGGCCGCAAACTGTATTGGTGCCCTGGCTGCCAACCCAAGGCCCGCAAGCGCGTCAAGCGCTAG
- a CDS encoding ATP-dependent Clp protease proteolytic subunit, with translation MASVDPAAREDYIYNRLLKERIIWLGSEVRDDNANAICSQLLLLSAEDPEKDIYLYINSPGGSITAGMAIYDTIQYIPNDVVTVATGLAASMGQFLLSSGTPGKRYATPNARILMHQPSGGIGGTASDIRIQAELILHMKKVMSELTAAQTGQTVDTILKDNERDKWFTATEGLEYGFFDHIAQSSGIVSGGGGVAK, from the coding sequence ATGGCTTCGGTTGACCCGGCCGCACGTGAGGACTACATCTACAATCGACTCCTCAAGGAGCGGATCATCTGGCTCGGCTCGGAAGTCCGAGACGACAACGCGAACGCCATTTGCTCGCAGTTGCTCCTGCTCTCCGCGGAGGACCCGGAGAAGGACATCTACCTGTACATCAACTCCCCGGGTGGGTCCATCACCGCGGGCATGGCGATCTACGACACCATCCAGTACATCCCCAACGACGTGGTGACCGTGGCAACCGGCCTTGCCGCTTCCATGGGCCAGTTCCTGCTGTCCTCGGGCACCCCGGGCAAGCGCTACGCCACCCCGAACGCCCGTATCCTGATGCACCAGCCTTCCGGCGGCATCGGCGGCACGGCCTCAGACATCCGCATCCAGGCGGAACTGATCCTTCACATGAAGAAGGTCATGAGCGAGCTGACGGCCGCGCAGACCGGCCAGACCGTTGACACCATCCTCAAGGACAACGAGCGCGACAAGTGGTTCACGGCCACCGAGGGCCTCGAGTACGGCTTCTTTGACCACATCGCCCAGTCCTCCGGCATCGTCTCCGGTGGCGGCGGGGTCGCGAAGTAA
- a CDS encoding acyl-CoA thioesterase, with product MSTQNTNTETLLELLSLKGGSEARTDEDIFVGHTPPQARDRVFGGQVLGQSVMAAYRTLEGDRPIHSMHGYFLRAGDARLPITFGVERLRDGRSFSARRVHAYQNGVPILSMIASFQEHSAGLDHQDTMPEGIPDPESLPTTADLIGEIDHPVAQEFAFNRPFDIRYVGEPLYFQQPTDRRAVNAVWMKTTAPMPDDDALHRAALAYASDYTLLEPILRRHGLTWITRGMSVASLDHAMWWHRPFRVDEWLLYVQESPSASGARGLGTGRIFNRAGQLVASVAQEGMLRLPGED from the coding sequence GTGAGCACACAGAACACCAATACCGAGACCCTGCTGGAGCTTTTGTCCCTCAAGGGAGGCAGCGAAGCCCGCACCGACGAGGACATCTTCGTTGGCCATACCCCGCCGCAGGCCCGCGACCGCGTCTTCGGCGGCCAGGTGCTGGGCCAGTCCGTCATGGCCGCGTACCGGACCCTGGAGGGTGACCGCCCGATCCACTCGATGCACGGGTACTTCCTGCGCGCCGGGGACGCCCGGCTTCCCATCACCTTCGGCGTGGAGCGCCTGCGCGACGGTCGCTCGTTCTCCGCGCGCCGTGTGCACGCCTACCAGAACGGCGTGCCGATCCTCTCGATGATCGCCTCCTTCCAGGAGCACTCCGCGGGTCTGGACCACCAGGACACCATGCCGGAGGGCATCCCGGACCCGGAGTCGCTGCCGACCACCGCCGACCTGATCGGCGAGATCGACCACCCGGTGGCGCAGGAGTTCGCGTTCAACCGGCCCTTCGACATCCGCTACGTCGGCGAACCGCTGTACTTCCAGCAGCCCACCGACCGCCGCGCCGTGAACGCCGTCTGGATGAAGACCACCGCCCCGATGCCCGACGACGACGCGCTGCACCGCGCGGCGCTGGCCTACGCGAGCGACTACACGCTGCTGGAGCCGATCCTGCGTCGCCACGGGCTGACCTGGATCACCCGCGGCATGAGCGTCGCCAGCCTTGACCACGCCATGTGGTGGCACCGCCCGTTCCGTGTCGACGAGTGGCTGCTCTACGTGCAGGAATCCCCCAGCGCCTCGGGTGCCCGCGGCCTGGGCACCGGCCGCATCTTCAACCGCGCCGGCCAGCTGGTGGCGTCCGTCGCCCAGGAAGGCATGCTGCGCCTGCCCGGCGAAGACTGA
- a CDS encoding lysoplasmalogenase family protein, with amino-acid sequence MMLDLPFAFLLSVPRTVALPRSSLGGNSGLGGDEFLRRLCAFAVAHLACISLFVWRGGLRARNASKWALLYVPLAVIVPAAVLPLAGSASIAVAVPALLILAMAVWKGTGNRAVALGTCHYSIPFFQ; translated from the coding sequence ATGATGTTGGACTTGCCATTCGCATTCCTGCTCTCGGTTCCGCGCACTGTTGCCCTGCCTAGATCGAGCCTCGGTGGGAACTCGGGCTTGGGCGGGGATGAATTCCTGCGTCGACTGTGTGCTTTTGCGGTTGCGCATCTTGCATGCATTTCCCTCTTCGTTTGGCGAGGGGGTCTGCGTGCACGAAATGCGAGCAAGTGGGCATTGCTCTACGTTCCATTGGCAGTCATCGTGCCTGCTGCCGTTTTGCCGCTTGCGGGCAGCGCGTCCATCGCCGTAGCCGTTCCTGCATTGCTGATCCTTGCGATGGCGGTATGGAAAGGCACCGGCAACAGGGCCGTGGCGCTTGGCACGTGCCACTATTCGATTCCGTTCTTTCAATGA
- a CDS encoding globin yields the protein MPEGKLSPNDDHDPAAYEGTFYAQVGGRETFAKLAEKFYESVAADTEFRSMYPEEDLRPAAMRLQLFLEQYWGGPKTYGERRGHPRLRMRHHPYTINSHNRDVWLKHMRYAVDSLELPPLLETTLWDYFDRAAHSLVNAAD from the coding sequence CTGCCCGAGGGCAAGCTCTCCCCCAACGACGACCACGACCCGGCCGCCTACGAGGGCACGTTCTACGCGCAGGTGGGCGGCCGCGAAACCTTCGCGAAGCTGGCGGAAAAGTTCTACGAGTCGGTGGCCGCCGACACGGAATTCCGTTCCATGTACCCGGAAGAGGACCTTCGCCCGGCCGCGATGCGCCTGCAGTTGTTCCTGGAGCAGTACTGGGGCGGGCCCAAGACCTACGGTGAGCGCCGCGGCCACCCGCGCCTGCGCATGCGCCACCACCCGTACACCATCAACTCGCACAACCGAGACGTGTGGCTCAAGCACATGCGCTACGCCGTCGATTCGCTCGAGCTGCCTCCGCTGCTGGAGACAACGCTCTGGGACTACTTCGACCGCGCCGCCCACTCTCTGGTGAACGCCGCGGACTAG
- a CDS encoding DNA alkylation repair protein has product MPGRTVELLTQRLVPHIEQGRAAGQQAYMKTQQPFLGVRVPQVRAVTKDFALEFDLDTAEARLEAATELWEYATHREHWYAAAELCAHRSCKGRLDFLPLYERMILEGAWWDIVDGCSRRYGETLLAHPGIVEPMLRDWATDDFMWKRRMAMIAQLHLGTRTDTGLLDYALACNLADPEFFIRKALGWSLRQYAKTDPDWVRTWVDAHQGRMSGLSRREAVKHLGA; this is encoded by the coding sequence GTGCCAGGAAGAACCGTCGAGCTGCTCACCCAACGGCTCGTCCCGCACATCGAGCAGGGCCGGGCGGCGGGCCAGCAGGCCTACATGAAAACCCAACAGCCGTTCCTCGGCGTGCGGGTCCCCCAGGTCCGCGCCGTCACCAAGGACTTCGCGCTCGAATTCGACCTGGACACCGCCGAGGCCAGGCTGGAAGCCGCCACCGAGCTGTGGGAATACGCCACGCACCGCGAACACTGGTACGCGGCCGCGGAACTCTGCGCGCACCGCAGCTGCAAGGGCAGGCTCGATTTCCTGCCGCTGTACGAGCGCATGATCCTCGAGGGCGCCTGGTGGGACATCGTCGACGGCTGCTCCCGCCGTTACGGGGAAACCCTGCTCGCCCACCCCGGGATCGTCGAGCCGATGCTGCGGGACTGGGCGACCGACGACTTCATGTGGAAGCGCCGCATGGCCATGATCGCGCAGCTGCACCTGGGCACAAGGACCGACACCGGCCTGCTCGACTACGCGCTGGCCTGCAACCTGGCGGATCCGGAGTTCTTCATCCGCAAGGCCCTGGGCTGGTCGCTGCGCCAGTACGCCAAGACCGACCCGGACTGGGTGCGCACGTGGGTCGATGCCCACCAAGGCCGCATGAGCGGTCTCTCGCGGCGCGAGGCCGTGAAGCACCTGGGCGCCTGA
- the pepN gene encoding aminopeptidase N, with the protein MPGMNLTREEAQTRADLITVESYEVALNLTGSDTVFGSHTTVRFSAVEGSTTFIDAVTASVRSVNLNGVELDPAEVSDGVRIALPNLAAENTLVIDADALYMNTGEGLHRFVDPVDQEVYLYSQFEVPDSRRMFAVFEQPDLKATFAFTVTAPDYWDVISNATTPVPVAAHEGAKTWAFAPTARISSYITALIAGPYQSVRSELTSSDGRTIPLGVFARASLMEHLDAENIFTLTRQGFEFFEEQFGTPYPFEKYDQLFVPEFNAGAMENAGAVTFLESYVFRSRPTDAMVERRAVTVLHELAHMWFGDLVTMRWWNDLWLNESFAEFMSTLAAAQNTEFTQSWTTFNIMEKTWAYRQDQLPSTHPIVAQINDLEDVQVNFDGITYAKGASVLRQLVAWVGQEQFMAGVRTYFAKHAWKNTELPDLMRELEDSSGRDLAKWSELWLETAGVNTLRAQIATEEDGTITGFEIAQSAIAEYPTIRPHRLAVGFYDFDEAGKLVRMHREELDVAGDSTTVEAVIGLKRPALVLVNDDDLAYAKIRLDELSLATATNHLKDFESSLPRTLIWGAAWDAVRDAETPARAYVDLVLNNIGHESDSSVVMVLLRQLNTTLDFYVDRDFAAEAGTLAADRLWALANEAAAGSDSQLQFTKAFALRASSAEQLDSVAALLGGELALEGLQVDTDLRWELLSSLAAGGRVGVEEIDDELSRDNTANGKLAAQTARAAIPTAEAKAAAWQGILGGELSNLEQRAAITGFNRVHDAALIAGYAQDYFEAARTVWDTKSYEIAQQIVVGLYPAAQTGQATLDATDAFLGTLDEGSRALRRLVLEARDGVVRALAAQAADK; encoded by the coding sequence ATGCCAGGAATGAACCTCACCCGCGAAGAAGCACAAACCCGTGCGGACCTCATCACCGTCGAATCCTACGAGGTTGCCCTGAACCTCACCGGGTCGGACACAGTGTTCGGCTCGCACACCACCGTGCGCTTCAGCGCCGTCGAAGGATCCACCACCTTCATCGACGCCGTCACCGCGAGCGTCCGCTCCGTGAACCTCAACGGCGTGGAGCTTGACCCGGCCGAGGTTTCCGACGGCGTGCGCATCGCCCTGCCGAACCTCGCCGCCGAAAACACCCTGGTGATCGACGCCGACGCGCTGTACATGAACACCGGCGAGGGCCTGCACCGCTTCGTGGACCCCGTCGACCAGGAGGTCTACCTCTACTCGCAGTTCGAAGTGCCCGACTCCCGCCGCATGTTCGCGGTCTTCGAGCAGCCGGACCTGAAGGCCACCTTCGCCTTCACCGTCACCGCGCCGGATTACTGGGACGTCATCTCAAACGCCACGACCCCGGTGCCGGTTGCCGCCCACGAGGGCGCCAAGACGTGGGCCTTCGCCCCGACCGCGCGCATCTCCTCCTACATCACAGCGCTCATCGCCGGCCCCTACCAGTCCGTGCGCTCCGAGCTGACCAGCAGCGACGGCCGCACCATCCCGCTGGGCGTCTTCGCCCGCGCCTCGCTCATGGAGCACCTGGACGCCGAGAACATCTTCACGCTCACCCGCCAGGGCTTCGAGTTCTTCGAGGAACAGTTCGGCACCCCCTACCCGTTCGAGAAGTACGACCAGCTTTTCGTGCCCGAGTTCAACGCCGGCGCCATGGAAAACGCCGGCGCCGTGACGTTCCTCGAGTCCTACGTCTTCCGCTCCCGCCCGACCGATGCCATGGTGGAACGCCGCGCCGTCACGGTGCTGCACGAGCTGGCCCACATGTGGTTCGGCGACCTGGTGACCATGCGCTGGTGGAACGACCTGTGGCTCAACGAGTCGTTCGCCGAGTTCATGTCCACGCTGGCCGCGGCGCAGAACACCGAGTTCACCCAGTCCTGGACCACGTTCAACATCATGGAGAAGACCTGGGCCTACCGCCAGGACCAGCTGCCCTCCACGCACCCGATCGTCGCGCAGATCAACGACCTCGAGGACGTGCAGGTGAACTTCGACGGCATCACTTACGCCAAGGGCGCCTCGGTGCTGCGCCAGCTGGTGGCGTGGGTCGGCCAGGAGCAGTTCATGGCGGGCGTCCGCACCTACTTCGCCAAGCACGCCTGGAAGAACACCGAGCTGCCGGACCTCATGCGCGAGCTTGAGGATTCCTCCGGCCGCGACCTGGCCAAGTGGTCCGAGCTGTGGCTGGAGACCGCGGGCGTGAACACGTTGCGCGCGCAGATCGCCACCGAGGAGGACGGCACCATCACGGGGTTCGAGATCGCCCAGAGCGCGATCGCCGAGTACCCGACGATCCGCCCGCACCGCCTGGCCGTCGGCTTCTACGACTTCGACGAGGCCGGCAAGCTGGTGCGCATGCACCGCGAGGAACTCGACGTCGCCGGCGATTCCACCACGGTCGAGGCGGTCATCGGGCTCAAGCGCCCGGCCCTGGTCCTGGTCAACGACGACGACCTGGCGTACGCCAAGATCCGCCTGGACGAGCTCTCGCTGGCCACGGCAACCAACCACCTGAAGGACTTCGAGTCCTCGCTGCCGCGCACGCTGATCTGGGGAGCGGCCTGGGACGCGGTGCGCGATGCCGAAACCCCGGCACGCGCCTACGTCGACCTGGTGCTCAACAACATCGGCCACGAATCCGACTCCTCGGTGGTCATGGTGCTGCTGCGCCAGCTCAACACCACCCTCGACTTCTACGTCGACCGTGATTTCGCCGCGGAGGCCGGCACTCTGGCCGCGGACCGCCTGTGGGCCCTGGCCAACGAGGCGGCGGCCGGATCGGATTCGCAGCTGCAGTTCACCAAGGCCTTCGCCCTGCGTGCCAGCTCGGCGGAGCAGCTCGATTCCGTCGCCGCGCTGCTGGGAGGGGAGCTGGCGCTCGAGGGCCTGCAGGTCGACACCGACCTGCGCTGGGAGCTGCTGTCCTCACTCGCCGCGGGCGGCCGCGTGGGCGTGGAGGAGATCGACGACGAGCTCTCCCGCGACAACACCGCCAACGGCAAGCTTGCCGCGCAGACCGCCAGGGCCGCCATCCCGACGGCCGAGGCGAAGGCCGCGGCGTGGCAGGGCATCCTGGGCGGGGAGCTGTCCAACCTGGAGCAGCGCGCCGCGATCACCGGTTTCAACCGCGTGCACGACGCCGCGCTGATCGCCGGCTACGCGCAGGACTACTTCGAGGCGGCCCGCACCGTGTGGGACACCAAGAGCTACGAGATCGCCCAGCAGATCGTCGTCGGCCTCTACCCGGCCGCGCAGACCGGCCAGGCCACCCTGGATGCGACCGACGCATTCCTGGGCACCCTCGACGAGGGCTCGCGGGCGCTGCGCCGCCTGGTCCTCGAGGCCCGCGACGGGGTGGTCCGCGCCCTCGCGGCCCAGGCCGCCGACAAGTAA
- the tig gene encoding trigger factor, whose amino-acid sequence MKSAVENLNPTRVKLTVEVPYEELKPSIDEAYKTIAKQIQVPGFRAGKVPSRMIDQRVGRGYVLETAINEGMNAFYQKAVTENEIVPLSRPEVEITETPSAEVAGEGQLAFQVEIDIRPSIELPEYKGLEVTVEALEAGDEDIEKALEDLRGRFGTLKTIERPAADNDFITLDLVASVDGEEIDSATGLSYQVGSGTMLEGMDEAVTGLSAGEDATFETKLAGGEHAGADAQVKVTVTAVKERELPEANDDFAQLASEFDTMAELRESLAKDAAESKVMEQGVEARDLVLEKLMALVEVPVPESVITEQVEQHFEQGAHNEGEEHDTEEHRTEVRANTEKAFKNEIVLDAVAEAEKIGVAQSELIDYIVQTAGQYGMDPNQFAQMLDGAGQVPMLVGEVRRRKALAKVLELAVVTDSKGNVVDLSSFVSAEGEEGSASSASSASSASSASAASAE is encoded by the coding sequence GTGAAGAGCGCCGTCGAAAACCTCAACCCTACTCGGGTCAAGCTCACCGTTGAAGTTCCCTACGAGGAACTGAAGCCAAGCATTGACGAGGCGTACAAGACCATCGCCAAGCAGATCCAGGTTCCCGGCTTCCGTGCCGGCAAGGTTCCGTCGCGCATGATTGATCAGCGCGTGGGCCGTGGCTACGTCCTGGAGACCGCTATCAACGAGGGTATGAACGCCTTCTACCAGAAGGCCGTCACCGAGAACGAAATCGTTCCGCTGTCGCGTCCCGAGGTGGAAATCACTGAGACCCCGTCCGCAGAGGTTGCTGGCGAAGGCCAGCTCGCCTTCCAGGTCGAGATCGACATCCGCCCGAGCATCGAACTGCCGGAATACAAGGGTCTCGAAGTTACCGTTGAAGCCCTCGAGGCTGGCGACGAAGACATTGAAAAGGCACTTGAGGACCTGCGCGGCCGCTTCGGCACGCTCAAGACCATCGAGCGCCCGGCGGCCGATAACGACTTCATCACCCTTGACCTGGTTGCCAGCGTTGACGGCGAAGAAATCGATTCCGCAACCGGACTGTCCTACCAAGTCGGCTCCGGCACCATGCTCGAGGGCATGGACGAAGCAGTCACCGGCCTGTCCGCAGGCGAGGATGCAACCTTCGAAACCAAGTTGGCCGGCGGCGAGCACGCAGGTGCCGACGCTCAGGTCAAGGTCACCGTTACCGCCGTCAAGGAGCGCGAGCTTCCTGAGGCCAACGACGACTTCGCACAGCTGGCTTCCGAATTCGACACCATGGCCGAATTGCGCGAATCCCTCGCCAAGGACGCAGCCGAGTCCAAGGTCATGGAGCAGGGCGTTGAAGCCCGCGACCTCGTTCTCGAGAAGCTGATGGCCCTCGTTGAGGTTCCGGTTCCGGAATCCGTCATCACCGAGCAGGTTGAGCAGCACTTCGAACAGGGTGCGCACAACGAAGGTGAAGAGCACGACACCGAAGAGCACCGCACCGAGGTTCGCGCAAACACCGAAAAGGCCTTCAAGAACGAGATCGTCCTGGACGCCGTTGCAGAAGCAGAGAAGATTGGCGTTGCCCAGTCCGAACTGATCGACTACATCGTTCAGACCGCAGGCCAGTACGGCATGGATCCGAACCAGTTCGCCCAGATGCTCGACGGTGCCGGCCAGGTTCCGATGCTGGTTGGCGAAGTTCGCCGCCGTAAGGCACTTGCCAAGGTCCTGGAACTGGCAGTCGTCACCGACTCCAAGGGCAACGTCGTTGACCTGAGCTCGTTCGTCAGCGCCGAAGGTGAAGAGGGCTCCGCGTCTTCGGCATCGTCCGCTTCCTCCGCCTCCTCGGCTTCGGCAGCATCCGCAGAGTAA
- a CDS encoding aspartate dehydrogenase domain-containing protein has protein sequence MGLNVVLLGYGAIGRSLHGMLARHPDRIAVIGVLDGRAPKTADDATGTPLPVLDLATALGCAEVIAECASPAAVREFGPDIIASGTDLLIASLGALVDPRLRGLVLERGPGRAYLTTGAIGGLDLVRASAGTIDAIDLDTRKPPAALLHPGLPGPLRAGIAAAATSGDPCTVFSGSVERAVELFPSNINVAAALALAAGGFTRVHVTITADPAATLTRHEIRIQGSGGNHTFLIGNAADPENPATSALTARAMASGLLRLAGAGPHFI, from the coding sequence ATGGGATTGAACGTGGTGCTGCTTGGATACGGTGCGATCGGAAGGTCGCTGCACGGCATGCTGGCGCGGCATCCGGACCGGATTGCGGTCATCGGGGTGCTCGATGGCCGCGCTCCGAAAACCGCGGACGATGCCACCGGCACGCCGTTGCCGGTGCTCGATTTGGCCACCGCGCTCGGGTGCGCCGAGGTCATCGCCGAATGCGCTTCACCGGCCGCCGTGCGCGAGTTCGGCCCGGACATCATCGCCTCCGGCACCGACCTGCTCATCGCCTCGCTCGGCGCGCTGGTCGATCCGCGGCTGCGCGGCCTCGTCCTCGAGCGGGGGCCGGGCCGCGCCTACCTGACCACGGGTGCCATCGGGGGATTGGACCTGGTCCGGGCGTCCGCCGGAACCATCGACGCGATCGACCTGGACACCCGCAAGCCGCCGGCTGCGCTGCTGCATCCGGGACTGCCTGGGCCCCTGCGTGCCGGGATCGCGGCCGCGGCAACCTCGGGAGATCCGTGCACCGTTTTCAGCGGAAGCGTGGAGCGGGCCGTGGAGCTGTTCCCCTCCAACATCAACGTCGCCGCCGCACTGGCACTGGCCGCTGGCGGCTTCACCCGCGTGCACGTCACCATCACCGCCGACCCTGCGGCGACGCTGACCCGCCACGAGATCCGCATCCAGGGCAGCGGCGGCAACCACACCTTCTTGATCGGGAACGCAGCGGACCCAGAGAACCCGGCCACCAGCGCGCTGACCGCCCGCGCGATGGCCTCCGGCCTGCTGCGCCTGGCCGGGGCCGGCCCGCACTTCATCTAG